A window from Bacteroidota bacterium encodes these proteins:
- a CDS encoding methylmalonyl-CoA mutase, producing MSYQPKNKVRIVTAASLFDGHDAAINIMRRIMQSKGAEIIHLGHNRSVKEIVETAIEEDVQGIAITSYQGGHVEFFKYMKDLLEENGCGHIKIFGGGGGTILPTEIEELHKYGISRIYSPDDGRHMGLEGMIEDVIMKCDVQLNGKADYKMPMKLEEVKDVRVIARQITNAENGGQPAVKSQKPGVRTIPVLGITGTGGAGKSSVTDEIVRRFLHNFTDKTIAVISVDPSKKKTGGALLGDRIRMNSISHPRAYMRSLATRDDNTALSSAVQEAIDICKDADFDFIILESAGVGQSDASILDYCDVSMYVMTPEYGAASQLEKINMLDYADLVCINKFDKAGALDALADVRKQYKRNHLLFTAKDNELPIVGTMASKFNDDGVNQLFELMLKKIENKTNTAFGEYHFAETAKVSQAIIPSSRVRYLSEISENNRGYDQLVTDQAAIASKLYQFNGAKETLKEKADASLLKTIDEQIAFYTDQLTPVSRKLITNWNEKIKEYQKDYYEYTVRDKVIKLEMFSKSLSGTRIPKVVLPKYKDWGDILKWQAQENVPGHFPFTGGVFPLKREGEDPTRMFAGEGGPERTNKRFHYVSLDQPAIRLSTAFDSVTLYGEDPAYRPDIYGKIGNAGVSIATVDDAKKLYSGFDLCDPKTSVSMTINGPAPMLLAFFMNAAIDQQCEKKIKELGLEKDLERISKEKYKNQKAPVYNNTSSPGNLPQGSDGLGLKLLGLSGDEVLPKNVYEQCKQVALQQVRGTVQADILKEDQAQNTCIFSTEFALKLMGDMQEYFIQNKIRNFYSVSISGYHIAEAGANPISQLAFTLANGFTYVEYYLSRGMSIDEFAPNLSFFFSNGMDPEYSVIGRVARRIWAKAMKYKYKSNKRSQMLKYHIQTSGRSLHAQEIDFNDIRTTLQALYAIYDNCNSLHTNAYDEAITTPTEESVRRAMAIQLIINRELGTAKTENFNQGSFAIEELTDLVEEAVLTEFDRITERGGVLGAMERMYQRNKIQEESLFYEHQKHTGEYPIVGVNTFLNKQGSPTIVPGEVIRSTTEEKEQQINNLYAFWKRNEGKSDEMLKRLKNTAIQNGNLFEALMETVKYCSLGQITNALYEVGGQYRRNM from the coding sequence ATGAGTTACCAGCCAAAAAATAAAGTACGAATAGTCACAGCTGCCAGTTTATTTGATGGTCACGATGCTGCTATTAATATTATGCGCCGCATCATGCAAAGCAAAGGTGCCGAGATCATTCACCTCGGGCATAACCGGAGCGTAAAAGAAATTGTAGAGACGGCTATTGAAGAAGATGTACAGGGAATTGCAATCACTTCTTACCAGGGTGGGCATGTGGAGTTTTTTAAATACATGAAAGATCTGCTGGAAGAAAATGGTTGCGGGCATATAAAAATTTTCGGCGGTGGAGGCGGTACTATTTTGCCAACCGAGATTGAAGAATTACATAAATATGGTATCAGCCGGATCTATTCGCCGGATGATGGACGACATATGGGGCTGGAAGGGATGATTGAAGATGTAATTATGAAATGTGATGTACAGTTGAATGGAAAAGCGGATTATAAAATGCCGATGAAACTTGAGGAAGTTAAGGATGTAAGAGTCATTGCAAGACAGATTACAAATGCAGAAAACGGAGGTCAGCCAGCAGTTAAGAGCCAGAAGCCAGGAGTTAGAACAATTCCTGTACTTGGAATTACAGGAACAGGAGGTGCTGGTAAATCTTCAGTTACTGATGAAATCGTTCGCCGCTTCCTCCACAACTTTACTGATAAAACTATTGCTGTTATTTCTGTTGATCCTTCAAAAAAGAAAACTGGTGGTGCATTACTGGGTGACAGGATACGAATGAATTCTATTTCACATCCGAGGGCTTATATGCGCAGTCTTGCAACAAGAGATGATAATACGGCACTAAGTAGTGCAGTACAGGAAGCAATTGATATTTGTAAAGATGCTGATTTTGATTTTATAATATTGGAAAGTGCAGGTGTTGGACAAAGTGATGCCTCTATACTGGACTATTGTGATGTAAGTATGTATGTGATGACACCTGAGTATGGAGCAGCAAGCCAGTTGGAGAAGATCAATATGCTTGATTATGCTGATCTTGTTTGTATCAACAAATTTGATAAAGCAGGCGCATTGGATGCATTGGCCGATGTAAGAAAACAATATAAACGTAATCACCTGTTATTTACAGCAAAAGATAATGAGCTACCGATTGTGGGTACAATGGCGAGCAAGTTTAATGATGATGGAGTGAATCAGTTGTTCGAATTAATGCTGAAGAAAATCGAAAACAAAACAAACACAGCGTTTGGTGAATATCATTTTGCCGAAACAGCTAAAGTATCGCAGGCAATCATTCCATCAAGCCGGGTAAGATATTTAAGTGAGATCAGTGAAAATAACAGGGGTTATGATCAACTGGTAACAGACCAGGCTGCTATTGCTTCAAAGTTGTACCAATTTAATGGAGCAAAGGAAACTTTAAAAGAAAAAGCAGATGCTTCATTATTGAAAACAATTGATGAGCAAATCGCATTTTATACAGATCAATTGACACCGGTAAGTCGCAAGCTTATCACTAATTGGAATGAAAAAATAAAGGAATACCAGAAAGATTATTATGAATACACAGTTCGTGATAAGGTGATAAAACTGGAAATGTTTTCAAAAAGTTTATCCGGCACAAGAATCCCAAAGGTTGTTTTACCTAAATACAAAGACTGGGGTGATATATTAAAATGGCAGGCGCAGGAAAATGTGCCCGGCCATTTTCCATTTACCGGCGGTGTGTTTCCATTAAAAAGAGAAGGAGAAGATCCGACAAGAATGTTTGCAGGCGAAGGCGGACCCGAAAGAACCAACAAAAGATTTCATTATGTAAGTCTTGATCAACCTGCCATAAGATTATCTACTGCTTTTGATAGTGTAACGCTGTATGGCGAAGACCCTGCTTATCGTCCGGATATTTATGGTAAGATCGGGAATGCAGGTGTGAGCATTGCTACTGTTGATGATGCGAAGAAATTGTATAGTGGGTTTGACCTATGTGATCCAAAAACATCTGTGTCAATGACCATAAATGGTCCTGCCCCGATGCTGCTTGCATTTTTTATGAATGCGGCAATTGATCAGCAATGTGAGAAAAAGATAAAAGAACTGGGATTAGAAAAAGACTTGGAAAGAATTAGTAAGGAGAAATATAAAAATCAAAAGGCACCTGTATATAATAATACCTCATCACCGGGTAATTTACCTCAAGGAAGCGATGGACTTGGATTAAAACTGCTTGGGTTAAGTGGAGATGAAGTTTTACCTAAAAATGTTTATGAGCAATGTAAACAAGTAGCATTACAGCAGGTGAGAGGAACAGTGCAAGCCGATATTCTAAAAGAAGACCAGGCGCAAAATACCTGTATTTTCTCAACTGAGTTTGCGTTGAAGCTGATGGGGGATATGCAGGAATATTTTATTCAGAATAAAATCCGCAATTTTTATAGCGTAAGCATCAGTGGTTATCATATTGCTGAAGCAGGTGCTAACCCTATTTCGCAGCTGGCATTTACACTGGCAAACGGATTTACTTATGTTGAATATTATCTTAGTCGCGGAATGAGTATTGATGAGTTTGCGCCAAATCTTTCCTTCTTCTTTAGCAATGGAATGGATCCGGAGTATAGTGTGATCGGGCGGGTGGCACGCCGTATCTGGGCAAAAGCGATGAAGTATAAATACAAATCGAACAAGCGCAGCCAGATGTTGAAGTATCATATTCAGACATCCGGCAGAAGTTTACATGCACAGGAAATAGATTTTAATGATATCCGCACAACGCTACAAGCATTATATGCTATTTATGATAACTGTAATTCACTTCATACAAATGCTTATGATGAAGCGATAACAACGCCTACTGAAGAAAGTGTAAGGCGTGCAATGGCAATTCAATTGATCATTAACCGTGAGTTAGGTACTGCAAAAACAGAGAATTTTAACCAGGGTTCATTTGCAATTGAAGAGTTAACAGATTTGGTAGAAGAAGCTGTATTAACAGAATTTGATCGCATTACTGAAAGAGGCGGTGTGCTAGGTGCAATGGAAAGAATGTACCAGCGAAATAAAATACAGGAAGAAAGTTTATTCTATGAACATCAAAAGCATACCGGTGAATACCCGATAGTTGGTGTAAATACATTTTTAAATAAGCAAGGTTCTCCGACAATTGTACCCGGCGAAGTAATCCGAAGTACTACCGAAGAAAAAGAACAGCAGATAAATAACTTGTATGCATTCTGG
- a CDS encoding nucleotidyltransferase family protein → MKAMIFSAGLGTRFKPWTDKHPKALALVNGKSLLQRNIEYLQQHGIKDVIVNVHHFADQIIDALKKNDGWGSNVIISDETNEVLETGGGLLKAERLFTPGERFITCNVDILTELDINNLLLFHDMHQPLISFGVTNRKTSRYFLFDNLNRLCGWRNVKESEERISIHKSYYIEKAYSCVVVFEYGIFDLMKKHQFSGKFSLVEVYLKLATEHLIMGYDHSGDKFADVGKPESVAIAESLFP, encoded by the coding sequence ATGAAAGCAATGATATTTAGTGCCGGCCTCGGCACACGTTTTAAACCGTGGACTGATAAACATCCAAAAGCATTGGCTTTGGTGAATGGAAAATCATTACTTCAACGAAATATCGAATACTTACAGCAACATGGAATCAAAGATGTGATCGTAAACGTTCATCATTTTGCAGACCAGATTATTGATGCATTAAAAAAAAATGATGGATGGGGAAGTAATGTTATCATCAGTGATGAAACAAACGAAGTGCTTGAAACCGGCGGCGGATTATTAAAAGCTGAAAGATTATTTACTCCAGGTGAAAGATTCATTACCTGCAATGTTGATATACTTACCGAACTGGACATTAACAACCTGCTGCTCTTTCATGATATGCATCAGCCTCTGATCTCCTTTGGTGTTACTAACCGCAAAACATCACGGTATTTTTTGTTTGATAACCTTAACCGGCTTTGCGGCTGGAGGAATGTAAAAGAAAGTGAGGAAAGAATTTCAATACACAAATCTTATTATATTGAAAAAGCATATAGTTGCGTAGTGGTTTTTGAATATGGAATCTTTGATTTGATGAAAAAGCATCAATTCTCCGGAAAGTTCTCGTTGGTTGAGGTTTATTTAAAACTCGCCACCGAACACCTTATTATGGGCTATGACCATAGTGGCGATAAATTCGCTGATGTAGGGAAACCTGAAAGTGTAGCCATTGCAGAATCTCTTTTTCCTTAA
- a CDS encoding M1 family peptidase, translating into MKKIVIACLFIFQAIFVFAQTKFDNREVFNPQFYPYPGNDFRSASGEPGPKYWQNRADYKISATLDTGLHKVSGEVELTYTNNSPDNLKFLWLQMDQNIYRKDSRASATTTVEGGRWANAKFTDGDVIKNLTVETKAGKYNPKQITTDTRMQVWLQDALKAGGGTVKIKMSFEFSIPEYGSDRMGRLKTKNGWVYEVAQWFPRMCVYDDIQGWNTLPYLGQGEFYLEYGDIEFSVTAPSDVIVMGSGELQNPGECLTADQLKKWNEAKNSDKTVMIRSEKDIKDKSSRPQTPNCTWKFKINNARDVAWGASKAFILDAAKINLPDNKKSLAVSVYPVESNKKNAWQRSTEFTKAAIEHYSKKWFTFPYPMAVNVAGIVGGMEYPGIVFCGFGSEGESLWGVTDHEFGHTWFPMIVGSNERKYAWMDEGFNTFINTLSTNEFNKGEFKASGGFFDDPNGDFMVKYTYSDKMDGLFNNPDVIQQDNLGVAAYLKPGAMLTSLREVVLGPERFDAAFREYVSRWAFKHPTPWDFFHSMENASGEDLGWFWRGWVLNTWKLDQGVKEVKYKDKIPENGSEITLENLEKMAMPVSIKITEANGKQHRIDLPVEVWQRGAVYTLSVPTTSEIKEIKLDPDNKLPDWDRKNNDWKKAF; encoded by the coding sequence ATGAAGAAGATTGTAATTGCCTGCCTGTTCATATTCCAGGCTATTTTTGTTTTTGCTCAAACAAAATTTGACAACCGCGAAGTATTTAACCCCCAGTTTTATCCTTACCCCGGAAATGATTTCCGCAGTGCAAGCGGTGAGCCCGGCCCTAAGTACTGGCAAAACCGTGCAGACTATAAGATCAGTGCGACACTCGATACCGGCTTGCATAAAGTAAGCGGCGAAGTAGAGCTGACATACACAAATAACAGTCCCGATAACCTGAAATTTTTATGGTTGCAGATGGACCAGAATATTTACCGGAAAGATTCCCGTGCATCAGCAACAACAACAGTAGAAGGTGGTCGTTGGGCAAATGCAAAATTTACCGATGGAGATGTAATTAAAAATTTAACAGTAGAAACAAAAGCAGGTAAATACAATCCTAAACAAATTACAACAGATACAAGAATGCAGGTATGGCTGCAGGATGCATTGAAAGCAGGTGGCGGCACGGTTAAAATTAAAATGAGTTTTGAATTCAGCATTCCCGAATATGGTTCTGACCGCATGGGTAGATTGAAAACAAAAAATGGATGGGTGTATGAAGTAGCGCAGTGGTTTCCCCGTATGTGTGTGTATGATGATATACAGGGATGGAATACGCTACCTTATCTCGGCCAGGGAGAGTTCTACCTTGAATATGGTGATATTGAGTTTTCTGTTACTGCACCATCAGATGTTATTGTAATGGGTAGCGGTGAATTGCAGAATCCCGGCGAATGTTTAACTGCAGATCAATTGAAAAAATGGAATGAAGCAAAGAACAGTGATAAAACAGTGATGATAAGAAGCGAAAAAGATATAAAAGATAAAAGCTCAAGACCGCAAACTCCAAATTGTACATGGAAATTTAAAATTAATAATGCCCGTGATGTAGCATGGGGTGCTTCTAAAGCATTTATACTGGATGCCGCAAAAATTAATTTACCGGATAATAAAAAATCGCTAGCGGTAAGTGTGTACCCGGTTGAGAGTAATAAGAAAAATGCATGGCAGCGTAGTACCGAGTTTACAAAAGCTGCTATTGAACACTATTCAAAAAAATGGTTTACGTTTCCTTACCCGATGGCAGTGAATGTAGCCGGTATTGTTGGCGGTATGGAATATCCCGGAATTGTTTTCTGCGGTTTTGGTTCAGAAGGTGAAAGTTTATGGGGAGTAACTGATCATGAATTTGGTCATACATGGTTCCCGATGATCGTGGGCAGTAATGAACGTAAATATGCATGGATGGATGAAGGTTTTAATACTTTCATCAATACACTTTCTACAAATGAATTTAATAAAGGTGAATTCAAAGCCAGCGGCGGTTTTTTTGATGACCCGAATGGAGATTTCATGGTAAAATATACTTACAGTGACAAGATGGATGGATTGTTTAATAACCCGGATGTAATACAACAGGATAATTTGGGTGTGGCAGCTTACCTGAAACCAGGAGCTATGCTAACTTCGTTGCGTGAAGTAGTACTCGGCCCCGAACGTTTTGATGCAGCTTTCCGTGAATATGTAAGCCGTTGGGCATTTAAACATCCAACACCCTGGGATTTCTTTCATTCCATGGAAAATGCATCGGGTGAAGATCTTGGTTGGTTTTGGAGAGGGTGGGTATTAAATACATGGAAACTCGACCAGGGTGTAAAAGAAGTAAAGTATAAAGATAAGATACCAGAAAACGGAAGTGAGATAACACTGGAGAACCTGGAAAAAATGGCGATGCCTGTTTCGATAAAAATTACTGAGGCCAATGGCAAACAACACCGGATTGATTTGCCTGTTGAAGTATGGCAACGTGGTGCTGTTTATACTTTAAGTGTACCCACTACCAGCGAGATCAAAGAAATAAAACTTGACCCCGATAACAAACTCCCTGACTGGGATCGAAAAAATAATGACTGGAAAAAAGCTTTTTAA
- a CDS encoding DNA alkylation repair protein, which translates to MTATQIMDELKKKGSENIKRIFMNHGGSEPMFGVKIADLKVIQKKVKVNHELAMELFDTGNYDAMYLAGLIADQSKMSKKDIQQWVEKSRSGGICEYTVAWVAAESPYGWELGMKWIDSPKESIASSGWSALAGVISMKPDNELDIALIKKLMKRIEKEIHKAPNRVKYTMNNFIICTGGYIKELTKEAIATAQKIGTVMVDMGNTACEVPSAANYIKKIEVRGNLGKKKKTVKC; encoded by the coding sequence ATGACAGCAACACAAATAATGGATGAATTAAAAAAGAAAGGGTCAGAAAATATAAAAAGAATATTCATGAACCACGGTGGTTCAGAGCCAATGTTCGGTGTGAAAATAGCTGACCTCAAGGTTATTCAGAAAAAAGTAAAAGTAAACCATGAGCTGGCTATGGAACTTTTTGATACAGGCAATTATGATGCGATGTATCTCGCAGGTTTGATTGCTGATCAATCGAAGATGAGCAAGAAAGATATTCAGCAATGGGTGGAGAAATCAAGAAGTGGCGGCATTTGTGAATATACGGTTGCTTGGGTGGCAGCAGAAAGTCCTTATGGCTGGGAACTGGGTATGAAATGGATCGATTCACCAAAAGAAAGCATTGCTTCTTCAGGCTGGAGTGCATTGGCAGGTGTTATTTCCATGAAGCCGGATAATGAACTGGATATTGCATTGATAAAAAAATTGATGAAGCGAATTGAAAAGGAAATTCATAAGGCACCGAATCGTGTAAAATACACTATGAACAATTTTATAATCTGCACTGGAGGTTATATAAAAGAACTGACCAAAGAAGCGATTGCAACAGCACAAAAAATTGGAACTGTGATGGTGGATATGGGAAACACAGCCTGCGAAGTACCGTCTGCAGCGAATTATATTAAAAAAATAGAAGTAAGAGGAAATTTAGGAAAAAAGAAAAAGACAGTGAAGTGTTGA
- a CDS encoding metallophosphoesterase — MRRLLQILLWKPVLWLATKFSSKPDKQKIFEALSRLLKLIIEEPGKRGIVIPFDITYSKFIIFSDQHRGGKDGADDFAAAEPNYLAALDHYFQQQFYFISLGDSEELWENSLTKVKKYNSVSLEKEKLFIQQNRFVKIFGNHDLYWDNDPLAGWQLKKIYEQEVKVYEGVVLQSIASNQEPVTSNSPLTIFLTHGHQGDASSDGNWFSKFFVARIWAPLQAYLRINPNTPAYDANLKTKHNQIMYEWSSQQKDLILITGHTHQPVFESLTYLELLYKKLQQARNDKDVDVVKAIEIEIQNRRHKYTDIATQYLQMKPSYFNSGCCCFSDGDITGIEIADGFIRLIKWSKDGGRIILEEATLVQSLELLQ; from the coding sequence ATGCGCCGCCTGCTGCAAATATTATTATGGAAACCTGTGTTGTGGCTGGCAACAAAATTTTCATCCAAACCGGATAAGCAAAAAATATTTGAAGCATTAAGCCGGTTGTTGAAACTTATAATTGAGGAGCCGGGCAAAAGGGGTATTGTTATTCCTTTTGATATTACTTACTCAAAATTTATTATTTTTTCCGACCAGCATCGTGGTGGTAAAGATGGTGCTGATGATTTTGCAGCGGCTGAACCCAACTATCTTGCAGCTTTAGATCATTATTTCCAGCAACAGTTTTATTTTATCAGTTTGGGAGACAGTGAAGAGCTTTGGGAGAACAGTTTAACCAAGGTAAAAAAATATAACTCAGTTTCACTGGAGAAAGAGAAGCTTTTCATTCAACAAAATCGTTTTGTAAAGATATTTGGTAATCATGATCTGTATTGGGACAATGATCCATTGGCTGGCTGGCAATTAAAAAAAATATACGAACAAGAAGTAAAAGTGTACGAAGGAGTTGTGTTACAGTCAATAGCTAGTAACCAAGAACCAGTAACCAGCAACAGTCCATTAACCATCTTCCTTACTCACGGTCACCAGGGTGATGCCAGCAGCGATGGCAATTGGTTCAGTAAATTTTTTGTGGCAAGAATATGGGCTCCGTTACAAGCTTATTTAAGGATCAATCCAAACACACCAGCTTATGATGCCAACCTGAAGACAAAGCATAATCAGATCATGTACGAATGGTCTTCCCAACAAAAAGACCTTATACTGATAACGGGTCATACACACCAACCCGTTTTTGAATCACTCACTTATCTTGAGCTATTATATAAGAAATTGCAACAGGCAAGAAATGATAAAGATGTTGATGTTGTAAAAGCAATTGAAATAGAAATCCAGAACCGCAGGCATAAATACACGGATATAGCAACCCAATACCTGCAAATGAAACCCAGTTATTTTAACTCTGGTTGCTGCTGCTTTAGTGATGGTGATATTACTGGTATTGAAATTGCGGATGGGTTTATCCGGTTAATAAAATGGAGCAAAGATGGCGGAAGGATCATTCTGGAAGAGGCAACTCTTGTTCAATCACTAGAACTGCTACAATAA
- a CDS encoding RidA family protein, protein MSRTVINTPNAPAPIGPYNQAIQSDHMLFISGQICIDPVSGQLKNKDIQEETHQVMHNLKAILTAAGMDFSNIVKTTIFITDMNRFGEINEVYGKYFTSDFPARETVQVSALPKFVNVEISMIAVK, encoded by the coding sequence ATGTCAAGAACAGTCATCAATACACCCAATGCTCCTGCACCTATCGGTCCATACAACCAGGCTATTCAATCTGACCATATGCTTTTTATTTCCGGCCAGATCTGCATCGATCCTGTGAGTGGTCAGCTTAAAAATAAAGATATACAGGAAGAAACTCACCAGGTAATGCATAACCTGAAGGCAATACTTACAGCCGCTGGTATGGACTTCAGCAATATTGTTAAAACGACCATCTTCATCACAGATATGAATCGTTTCGGAGAGATCAATGAAGTATATGGAAAATATTTTACAAGCGACTTCCCGGCAAGAGAAACAGTCCAGGTATCGGCACTGCCAAAATTTGTGAATGTAGAAATCAGTATGATTGCGGTAAAGTAA
- the tsaB gene encoding tRNA (adenosine(37)-N6)-threonylcarbamoyltransferase complex dimerization subunit type 1 TsaB yields the protein MSLLLHIDTAVENASVCISKNGELIGIAENKNQKDHAAWIQPAIQSLVKKTGYSLKELNAIAVSNGPGSYTGLRVGLATAKGLCYALNKPLITLSTLEVMTIASLNIPISNINYYCPLIDARRMEVFTAIYDKSLKAILLPHARIIDENSFAEQLAGNSILFFGNGAAKCKPVIQSANALFETIEHNASEMIGLAEKKMATNDFADLAYAEPFYIKDFHTVQPKK from the coding sequence ATGTCCTTATTATTACATATCGATACGGCGGTTGAAAATGCATCAGTGTGCATTTCAAAAAATGGTGAATTGATCGGAATTGCTGAAAACAAGAACCAAAAAGATCATGCAGCATGGATACAACCTGCTATTCAATCACTGGTAAAAAAAACAGGTTACAGTTTAAAAGAATTGAATGCCATAGCTGTGAGTAACGGGCCCGGCTCCTACACCGGTCTTCGTGTAGGATTGGCTACAGCAAAAGGATTGTGTTATGCATTAAATAAACCACTTATAACTTTAAGCACTCTTGAAGTAATGACTATTGCTTCTCTCAATATCCCAATATCCAATATCAATTATTATTGTCCGCTAATTGATGCCCGACGTATGGAAGTATTTACAGCGATTTATGATAAGTCTTTAAAGGCAATCCTTCTGCCACATGCAAGGATCATTGATGAAAACAGTTTTGCTGAGCAACTGGCTGGCAACAGTATTCTCTTCTTTGGAAACGGCGCCGCAAAATGTAAACCTGTTATTCAATCGGCTAATGCTTTGTTTGAAACCATTGAGCATAATGCATCAGAAATGATCGGGCTGGCAGAAAAAAAGATGGCAACAAATGACTTTGCCGATCTTGCCTATGCTGAGCCGTTTTACATAAAAGATTTTCATACTGTTCAACCGAAAAAATAA
- a CDS encoding helix-turn-helix transcriptional regulator, translating to MSTYSLEFTSGKEITEPVVLDTLLVKKAAIYVRAINHKLRQQILKKIDEKGTCTVTEIFTELFLVQAVASQHLAVLRKAGFVKTTRDGKNIYYSVNMPRLKEFLQTIQQLTR from the coding sequence ATGAGCACCTATTCACTTGAGTTTACTAGTGGTAAAGAAATAACCGAACCGGTTGTGCTGGATACTTTATTGGTGAAAAAGGCGGCTATTTATGTTAGAGCTATCAACCACAAACTCCGTCAACAGATACTTAAAAAGATAGATGAAAAAGGTACCTGTACAGTTACCGAGATCTTTACTGAGTTGTTTTTAGTACAGGCTGTGGCATCGCAACACCTCGCTGTACTAAGAAAGGCTGGTTTTGTAAAAACAACCCGTGACGGAAAGAATATTTATTATTCGGTAAATATGCCCCGACTGAAAGAGTTTTTGCAAACAATTCAACAACTGACCCGCTGA
- a CDS encoding MBL fold metallo-hydrolase, with amino-acid sequence MFIQQLYTGCLSEAAYYIESNGEAAIIDPLRDIDEYLETLNERKAKLKYIFETHFHADFVSGHLDLSKATDAPIVYGPQTQTKFAVHVAKDGETFRVGDITITVLHTPGHTLESSCYLLKDENGKEHCVFTGDTLFVGDVGRPDLAQKGEDLTMEDLAGMMYDSIHTKLFPLGDEVIVYPAHGAGSSCGKNLGSETFSTIGEQKAHNYALQAASKEEFIKAVTHGIAAPPNYFPINAKINKEGYESLDNVLEHGLKSLSVEEFKKMMKDDVIVLDTRHANTFILGFIPGSISIGLEGRFAEWAGAILPFDKRILLVTEPGKEKETVVRLARVGFEKFAGCLAGGYDAWINAGEKSDMIIDIEADEMMMDMPHDPNMVVLDVRRETEFADGHLKDAKNIPLNEMTDPASMANLEETQNLYVHCAGGYRSVIACSLLKRQGIHNLRNINGGWGKIKEQEKIVVVKEKSVLN; translated from the coding sequence ATGTTTATTCAGCAATTGTACACGGGTTGTCTCAGCGAAGCGGCTTATTATATTGAAAGCAATGGTGAAGCGGCCATCATCGATCCTTTGCGTGATATTGATGAGTACCTTGAAACGCTGAATGAAAGAAAAGCGAAACTCAAATATATTTTTGAAACACATTTTCATGCTGATTTTGTAAGCGGCCATCTTGATCTAAGCAAAGCAACTGATGCACCAATTGTTTACGGACCTCAGACGCAAACAAAATTCGCTGTGCATGTTGCAAAAGACGGAGAAACATTCCGTGTTGGCGATATCACCATTACTGTATTGCATACACCGGGCCATACGTTGGAATCAAGTTGTTATTTGCTGAAAGATGAAAATGGAAAAGAGCATTGTGTGTTTACTGGTGATACATTATTTGTTGGTGACGTGGGCCGCCCTGATCTGGCACAAAAAGGTGAAGATCTTACCATGGAAGATCTTGCCGGTATGATGTATGACAGTATTCATACGAAATTATTTCCGCTAGGCGATGAAGTGATCGTATATCCTGCGCATGGCGCCGGCAGCAGTTGCGGTAAAAATTTAGGTAGCGAAACTTTTAGTACAATTGGTGAACAGAAGGCACATAACTATGCATTACAAGCTGCATCAAAAGAAGAATTTATTAAGGCTGTCACACATGGTATTGCAGCACCGCCAAATTATTTCCCGATCAATGCAAAAATCAATAAAGAAGGATATGAAAGTCTTGACAATGTGCTGGAGCATGGGTTAAAAAGTTTATCTGTTGAAGAGTTTAAGAAAATGATGAAAGATGATGTGATCGTTCTTGATACAAGACATGCGAATACATTTATTCTTGGTTTTATACCCGGTTCTATTAGTATTGGTCTTGAAGGCAGGTTTGCAGAATGGGCAGGCGCCATATTGCCTTTTGATAAAAGAATCCTTTTAGTAACAGAACCGGGGAAAGAAAAAGAAACTGTAGTAAGATTGGCAAGAGTGGGTTTTGAAAAATTTGCCGGTTGCCTGGCGGGTGGATATGATGCCTGGATAAATGCTGGGGAAAAATCGGATATGATCATTGATATAGAAGCTGATGAAATGATGATGGATATGCCGCATGATCCCAATATGGTAGTATTGGATGTAAGAAGAGAAACCGAATTTGCAGATGGTCATCTGAAAGATGCAAAGAATATTCCGTTAAATGAAATGACCGATCCTGCCAGTATGGCTAATCTTGAAGAAACCCAAAATTTATATGTGCATTGCGCGGGCGGTTATCGCAGTGTTATTGCCTGCTCATTATTAAAACGCCAGGGTATACATAACCTCCGCAATATAAATGGTGGCTGGGGAAAAATTAAAGAACAAGAAAAAATAGTAGTAGTGAAAGAGAAGAGTGTGTTGAATTAA